Sequence from the Miscanthus floridulus cultivar M001 chromosome 16, ASM1932011v1, whole genome shotgun sequence genome:
CATAAACTCATCCAATGTGGTGACTTTCGTGTTGGTGCTTCGTATAGAAAATCTCAAGTGTCAAGTTCACCCTCCTGGCCTCCTCTGATATCTATGTGAATATGTTGCTATATGGTCCTCCTTATTTAGAGCACAACCACATCACTATCGAACAAATACTAGAATAGGAATTTGGCATGTTCAGACGGCTCGTGATATTCCTATGATATGTTTCACATAGGTTGGACACAGACCTACAGTGGAAGGAAATTGAACCAGCAGTTTGCCAATTGAAATTCAAGAAATTTAGGATGCATATGCATCCAGAGTCCTTAAAAATTTTCTTCAAAGATCATATCTGCCAAccagatttttttcttttttttttctataataGAAATGGCCTGTGCTTCAGAGGTACTATAGTATGCAATTTACagcttgttcgggaggccgtatcgtatcatggattatttactgctggctggtttgctgtgagagaaaaacactgttctcaactagaaatttacgatcgtttacgagcaagcgaacaggctgtgctGGAAGTGCCATATGGACTTTGGAAACACGTTTCGACAGCTTGCGCAATTATTAGTTAATTAGGTACTGAAATACTAGCCGAAGAGCAATAGAATTCCAGCGCATAACACCTACGCAACAATAGTGGTCCAACCATTATAACCCAAAAACAGTTGTCTTCACGAGGTGGGCAATACACAAGCTGCTCGTGGATCCTCATACTCTGCTACTGATGCACGACTTGTGCAAACAAAAAAGTTTCGCCGCGGCATTCAAGTACCTCTGGCTTTGTGTATCGTGCAAGAAACCCGTGATTCTGATTAACCCCCCAACGAGGTATGGCAATGCAATACAAGTTTGAATGTTTGATACAAATTAATTGCAGAATCCAAGGCTCATGGATTAGAGACGAATCGCCCAAGCAGGCAAGCAGAATTCAGAGCAGAGGTGTTGTAATGTGCAGGCAGAGGTACCTGATCCCCGGCGAAGTCGACGAGGAGGCCGGTCTTGGGCTGCAGGTCCTGGCCGCCGGTGAGGCGGACGCCATGCCGGAGGAGCTGCAGCGTCGTGTAGACGAAGGCCAGCAGACCGATGGCAACGATGTACCTGACAAGCAAACCGATGTCAATTCGTCGGACGGGAAGaatcgagaagcacacaagtcCTTGCACGGGAGACCCAACGGCCAGACAGAGAAGGCAAAAGACAGAGACGGGAAGAGACGCGCTCACCTGTACTCCTCGTAGCGATCGAACTGCCTCCAGTCCCCGTGCTCGTTGCAGACCATGACGAGGAACGCCAGCAGGGAGAGCGCCCACGCCCCGGCGCGCAGCGCGGACCCCGACCGGTCCAGGAGGTCCTGGGTCCGCCACCGCCGCAGCACGGCGCCCACCGCGCCGGTTCTCCCGCCCGCAGCGTCGCCGCCCGCGCCCTCGGCCGGTGGTGCGGCCACGGGGACG
This genomic interval carries:
- the LOC136513440 gene encoding CASP-like protein 4B4; the encoded protein is MADVEKAVPVAAPPAEGAGGDAAGGRTGAVGAVLRRWRTQDLLDRSGSALRAGAWALSLLAFLVMVCNEHGDWRQFDRYEEYRYIVAIGLLAFVYTTLQLLRHGVRLTGGQDLQPKTGLLVDFAGDQVTAYLMMSALSAAIPITNRIREGADNVFTDSSAASISMAFFAFVCLALSAIISGFKLAKQTYI